The Rhododendron vialii isolate Sample 1 chromosome 5a, ASM3025357v1 genome contains a region encoding:
- the LOC131325488 gene encoding ninja-family protein mc410 isoform X1, with product MEDDNGLELSLGLSWGRSSAKAKDKSDNTSDTRIDEGDRSNKLINDFKNFLEGGTRKQESCMGSQRSDPVKPDDSFSNKFPSATADAEASENLNGRGLWVVNDNRGAEADEEKRPETSHKRKSFFDEISNQKKHDRESQNADFPDKSRPSHISINTDDGSTAENEDVADSEADGSTSRLVPQHDDGPKRYMRGMGPTEVSKEFHTVVESSMVDLQGQNKFTISSGKEFKVGNMSMPYGVTFPAQSVNILNAPYSLPIRESNSVGFPGVLPGMIQVMGVANSERAGTQHVMPGNLPMMFGYSPVQLPVLDKDNSQGLASHAQQLTPSYVGRPSPNSAAVPGIMHKPSEASQYNGTALEQTKGDRKQHANDGGSSYPTEDGVKGGSTVFGANGESDKPRTEGFISELPSIRPGIAADLKFGGCGSYPDLPWVSTKGPGPNGRTISGVTYRFSPSQIKIVCACHGTHMSREEFVRHAGEEDMNPDSGSGLPSLPNNNPAASAQS from the exons ATGGAGGATGATAATGGGCTTGAGCTTAGCTTGGGTCTATCTTGGGGTCGATCATCTGCCAAAGCTAAGGACAAAAGTGATAACACATCGGATACTAGGATAGACGAAGGTGACAGAAGCAACAAATTGATCAATGACTTCAAAAACTTTCTTGAAGGTGGCACTAGGAAACAGGAATCCTGCATGGGGTCTCAGAGAAGTGATCCAGTAAAACCTGATGATAGCTTCAGTAATAAATTCCCCAGTGCTACTGCCGATGCAGAGGCTTCTGAAAATTTGAATGGAAGAGGACTCTGGGTTGTGAATGATAACAGAGGTGCTGAAGCTGATGAGGAAAAAAGGCCCGAGACTAGTCACAAACGGAAAAGTTTCTTTGATGAGATAAGCAATCAAAAGAAGCATGACAGGGAATCTCAAAATGCGGACTTTCCTGACAAGTCAAGACCGTCACATATCTCCATAAATACAGATGATGGTTCAACTGCTGAAAATGAGGATGTGGCAGATTCTGAAGCCGATGGTTCAACCTCAAGGCTGGTTCCACAACATGACGATGGCCCGAAAAGGTACATGAGGGGCATGGGCCCAACTGAAGTGTCAAAGGAGTTTCACACAGTTGTTGAGTCAAGTATGGTGGACTTACAGGGGCAAAACAAGTTTACTATTTCGTCTGGAAAGGAATTTAAAGTTGGGAACATGTCCATGCCCTATGGAGTAACCTTCCCAGCACAGTCAGTAAACATATTGAATGCGCCTTACTCGTTACCTATAAGGGAGTCTAACTCTGTTGGGTTTCCTGGTGTGCTACCTGGCATGATTCAAGTAATGGGTGTGGCAAATAGTGAGCGAGCAGGGACCCAACATGTGATGCCTGGAAACTTACCTATGATGTTTGGCTATTCACCTGTCCAGCTTCCAGTGTTGGACAAGGATAACTCCCAAGGTTTGGCTTCTCATGCACAACAACTCACTCCATCCTATGTGGGTAGACCTTCGCCAAACTCAG cTGCTGTGCCAGGAATTATGCACAAGCCATCTGAAGCTTCACAGTATAATGGGACGGCATTAGAACAGACCAAAGGTGATCGGAAACAGCATGCCAATGATGGAGGCTCCTCTTATCCGACAGAAGATGGTGTTAAGGGAGGCAGCACGGTCTTTGGGGCAAATGGTGAATCTGATAAGCCAAGAACAGAAGGTTTCATATCTGAATTACCATCTATAAGGCCAGGTATTGCTGCAGACCTGAAATTTGGGGGATGTGGTTCGTACCCAGATCTACCATGGGTTTCGACAAAGGGTCCAGGCCCCAACGGTAGGACAATTTCTGGCGTCACTTATAGGTTTAGTCCATCCCAAATCAAGATTGTTTGTGCATGCCATGGGACCCATATGTCCCGTGAAGAGTTTGTTCGGCACGCCGGGGAAGAGGATATGAATCCGGATTCTGGCTCTGGTTTACCATCTTTGCCCAATAACAACCCTGCTGCCTCAGCTCAAAGCTAG
- the LOC131325488 gene encoding ninja-family protein mc410 isoform X2: MEDDNGLELSLGLSWGRSSAKAKDKSDNTSDTRIDEGDRSNKLINDFKNFLEGGTRKQESCMGSQRSDPVKPDDSFSNKFPSATADAEASENLNGRGLWVVNDNRGAEADEEKRPETSHKRKSFFDEISNQKKHDRESQNADFPDKSRPSHISINTDDGSTAENEDVADSEADGSTSRLVPQHDDGPKRYMRGMGPTEVSKEFHTVVESSMVDLQGQNKFTISSGKEFKVGNMSMPYGVTFPAQSVNILNAPYSLPIRESNSVGFPGVLPGMIQVMGVANSERAGTQHVMPGNLPMMFGYSPVQLPVLDKDNSQGLASHAQQLTPSYVGRPSPNSGIMHKPSEASQYNGTALEQTKGDRKQHANDGGSSYPTEDGVKGGSTVFGANGESDKPRTEGFISELPSIRPGIAADLKFGGCGSYPDLPWVSTKGPGPNGRTISGVTYRFSPSQIKIVCACHGTHMSREEFVRHAGEEDMNPDSGSGLPSLPNNNPAASAQS; the protein is encoded by the exons ATGGAGGATGATAATGGGCTTGAGCTTAGCTTGGGTCTATCTTGGGGTCGATCATCTGCCAAAGCTAAGGACAAAAGTGATAACACATCGGATACTAGGATAGACGAAGGTGACAGAAGCAACAAATTGATCAATGACTTCAAAAACTTTCTTGAAGGTGGCACTAGGAAACAGGAATCCTGCATGGGGTCTCAGAGAAGTGATCCAGTAAAACCTGATGATAGCTTCAGTAATAAATTCCCCAGTGCTACTGCCGATGCAGAGGCTTCTGAAAATTTGAATGGAAGAGGACTCTGGGTTGTGAATGATAACAGAGGTGCTGAAGCTGATGAGGAAAAAAGGCCCGAGACTAGTCACAAACGGAAAAGTTTCTTTGATGAGATAAGCAATCAAAAGAAGCATGACAGGGAATCTCAAAATGCGGACTTTCCTGACAAGTCAAGACCGTCACATATCTCCATAAATACAGATGATGGTTCAACTGCTGAAAATGAGGATGTGGCAGATTCTGAAGCCGATGGTTCAACCTCAAGGCTGGTTCCACAACATGACGATGGCCCGAAAAGGTACATGAGGGGCATGGGCCCAACTGAAGTGTCAAAGGAGTTTCACACAGTTGTTGAGTCAAGTATGGTGGACTTACAGGGGCAAAACAAGTTTACTATTTCGTCTGGAAAGGAATTTAAAGTTGGGAACATGTCCATGCCCTATGGAGTAACCTTCCCAGCACAGTCAGTAAACATATTGAATGCGCCTTACTCGTTACCTATAAGGGAGTCTAACTCTGTTGGGTTTCCTGGTGTGCTACCTGGCATGATTCAAGTAATGGGTGTGGCAAATAGTGAGCGAGCAGGGACCCAACATGTGATGCCTGGAAACTTACCTATGATGTTTGGCTATTCACCTGTCCAGCTTCCAGTGTTGGACAAGGATAACTCCCAAGGTTTGGCTTCTCATGCACAACAACTCACTCCATCCTATGTGGGTAGACCTTCGCCAAACTCAG GAATTATGCACAAGCCATCTGAAGCTTCACAGTATAATGGGACGGCATTAGAACAGACCAAAGGTGATCGGAAACAGCATGCCAATGATGGAGGCTCCTCTTATCCGACAGAAGATGGTGTTAAGGGAGGCAGCACGGTCTTTGGGGCAAATGGTGAATCTGATAAGCCAAGAACAGAAGGTTTCATATCTGAATTACCATCTATAAGGCCAGGTATTGCTGCAGACCTGAAATTTGGGGGATGTGGTTCGTACCCAGATCTACCATGGGTTTCGACAAAGGGTCCAGGCCCCAACGGTAGGACAATTTCTGGCGTCACTTATAGGTTTAGTCCATCCCAAATCAAGATTGTTTGTGCATGCCATGGGACCCATATGTCCCGTGAAGAGTTTGTTCGGCACGCCGGGGAAGAGGATATGAATCCGGATTCTGGCTCTGGTTTACCATCTTTGCCCAATAACAACCCTGCTGCCTCAGCTCAAAGCTAG
- the LOC131327466 gene encoding uncharacterized protein LOC131327466: MEENSEEKNNNVESDDYPEEHNELAIAGFALIQCKYSKTEIDFQTSETHGGFLPLLPVSKEFIEALSLDEEFVLNLKVPEHGMPIDGLVHPEFPQVKNIRDQIGKFGAPFEKQLTVSDVKEDQSRLTITKDLVAEFIDPMMDNKEKELSRKVDGIPVLVYDSEGNQYETKFKMWSGKSQVLTSGWKALCIANKFMAHEDWITIWACRHKKTQKLCFVILARRFPKIKQLVPKKSGNKSENASSIPENRKIKHTD; this comes from the coding sequence ATGGAGGAAAACTCAGAAGAGAAGAACAACAACGTAGAAAGTGACGATTACCCGGAGGAGCACAACGAGTTAGCTATAGCTGGCTTTGCACTTATTCAATGCAAGTACTCGAAAACAGAAATTGACTTCCAAACGAGCGAGACTCATGGTGGGTTCCTTCCACTGCTTCCGGTGTCTAAAGAATTCATCGAGGCTTTATCATTGGATGAAGAGTTCGTGTTGAACTTAAAAGTGCCCGAACACGGGATGCCAATTGACGGACTTGTGCATCCAGAGTTCCCACAGGTGAAGAATATACGAGACCAAATTGGGAAGTTTGGTGCGCCATTTGAGAAGCAACTGACGGTGAGCGATGTGAAGGAAGACCAAAGCAGGCTAACCATAACCAAAGACTTGGTCGCAGAGTTCATTGACCCGATGATGGACAACAAGGAAAAAGAACTCTCAAGAAAAGTTGATGGAATTCCGGTGTTGGTTTACGATTCCGAAGGAAACCAGTATGAGACGAAGTTCAAGATGTGGAGTGGAAAGAGCCAGGTTCTTACTTCAGGGTGGAAAGCTCTCTGCATTGCTAATAAGTTCATGGCACATGAGGATTGGATCACCATATGGGCTTGCCGCCACAAGAAGACTCAGAAGCTTTGCTTTGTTATATTGGCAAGAAGGTTTCCTAAAATCAAGCAATTGGTGCCAAAAAAATCGGGAAACAAGAGCGAGAATGCATCTTCCATCCCGGAGAACAGAAAAATAAAGCATACAGATTGA
- the LOC131325487 gene encoding sugar transport protein 14 — MAGAAFGDGGDGKRAHLYEYRITGYFIFACVVAALGGSLFGYDLGVSGGVTSMDDFLKEFFPEVYRRKQANLKETDYCKYDNQVLTLFTSSLYFAALVSTFAASHVTRNKGRRASILVGSVSFFMGGIVNAFAKNIAMLIIGRILLGFGIGFGNQAVPLYLSEMAPAKIRGAVNQLFQLATCLGILIANFINYGTNKIHPWGWRLSLGLAIVPATFMFVGGLFLPETPNSLVEQGKLEEGRRVLEKVRGTKNVDAEFADLVDASNAAQAIKHPFRNLLKRKNRPQLIIGALGIPAFQQLTGNNSILFYAPVIFQSLGFGSGAALYSSTITSGALVVATLISMALVDKFGRRAFFLEASAEMIICNVAVAVTLALEFGQGVVLPKGIGVFLVIVIFIFVLAYGRSWGPLGWLVPSELFPLETRSAGQSMVVCVNMIFTALIAQCFLASLCHLRYGIFLLFAGLIVIMATFIFFLLPETKQVPIEEIHFLFENHWFWKRYVCSDDYEKPGQEL; from the exons ATGGCAGGCGCAGCGTTTGGCGATGGGGGAGATGGGAAAAGGGCTCATCTTTATGAGTATAGGATTACTGGGTACTTCATATTTGCTTGTGTTGTTGCTGCTTTAGGAGGTTCTCTCTTTGGTTATGATCTTGGCGTTTCTG GTGGAGTGACTTCCATGGATGATTTCTTGAAGGAATTCTTCCCAGAAGTGTACAGAAGGAAGCAAGCGAATCTCAAAGAGACGGATTACTGTAAATACGACAACCAGGTCCTCACGCTTTTCACTTCCTCTCTATACTTTGCAGCCCTTGTCTCAACATTCGCAGCCTCACACGTAACCAGAAATAAAGGCAGGCGGGCTAGCATCCTTGTCGGATCAGTTAGTTTCTTTATGGGAGGAATCGTCAATGCTTTCGCAAAGAACATTGCAATGCTGATCATTGGTAGAATTCTCCTCGGTTTTGGGATTGGATTCGGTAACCAA GCAGTTCCTTTGTATCTTTCAGAAATGGCACCGGCAAAAATCCGAGGAGCGGTTAACCAACTATTTCAACTAGCAACATGCCTTGGGATTCTCATAGCAAACTTCATCAACTACGGAACCAATAAGATCCATCCATGGGGGTGGAGACTATCCCTCGGTTTAGCCATAGTCCCAGCAACTTTTATGTTTGTTGGGGGACTTTTCCTTCCAGAAACCCCAAATAGTCTTGTAGAACAAGGCAAATTAGAAGAAGGTAGACGAGTGTTGGAGAAAGTGAGAGGTACCAAGAATGTGGATGCAGAATTCGCTGATCTAGTTGATGCAAGCAACGCCGCACAGGCCATAAAACACCCATTCAGAAACCTCCTCAAGCGGAAAAATCGCCCTCAGTTGATAATTGGAGCTCTGGGAATCCCTGCTTTCCAACAGCTCACTGGGAACAACTCCATTCTCTTCTATGCACCAGTGATATTCCAGAGCTTGGGGTTCGGCTCAGGAGCGGCTCTTTATTCATCTACCATCACAAGTGGGGCACTGGTTGTGGCTACATTGATATCAATGGCACTAGTTGACAAATTCGGTAGAAGGGCTTTCTTCTTGGAAGCCAGTGCTGAAATGATAATCTGCAAT gtggcggtggcggtgacTTTGGCTCTTGAATTCGGACAAGGAGTCGTGCTCCCAAAGGGGATTGGCGTCTTCCTGGTAATAGTGATTTTCATATTCGTCTTGGCTTATGGAAGGTCATGGGGTCCTCTGGGATGGTTAGTCCCGAGCGAGCTTTTTCCCTTGGAGACAAGATCAGCTGGGCAGAGTATGGTGGTCTGCGTCAATATGATCTTCACTGCTCTGATAGCGCAGTGTTTCCTTGCATCTCTCTGCCACCTCAGATACGGGATCTTCTTGCTGTTTGCAGGCTTGATTGTCATTATGGCCaccttcatcttcttccttttgcCAGAAACAAAACAAGTCCCAATAGAGGAGATACATTTCTTGTTTGAAAATCACTGGTTCTGGAAGAGATATGTCTGCAGTGATGATTACGAGAAACCTGGGCAGGAACTCTGA